In Nicotiana tabacum cultivar K326 chromosome 19, ASM71507v2, whole genome shotgun sequence, one DNA window encodes the following:
- the LOC107832335 gene encoding large ribosomal subunit protein eL37, with protein sequence MGKGTGSFGKRRNKTHTLCVRCGRRSFHIQKSRCSACAYPAARLRKYNWSVKALRRKTTGTGRMRYLRNVPRRFKTNFREGTEATPRKKGAAVAS encoded by the exons ATG GGAAAAGGAACGGGGAGTTTTGGGAAGAGGAGGAACAAGACACACACACTGTGTGTGAGGTGTGGACGTCGCAGTTTCCACATCCAGAAGAGCCGCTGCTCCGCTTGTGCCTATCCTGCTGCTCGCCTCAGAAAAt ATAACTGGAGTGTCAAGGCACTTAGACGAAAGACCACTGGAACTGGTCGCATGAGGTATCTCCGCAATGTGCCCCGCAGGTTCAAGACTAACTTCAGAGAAG GTACCGAGGCAACTCCAAGGAAGAAAGGTGCTGCTGTGGCCTCTTAA
- the LOC107828233 gene encoding uncharacterized protein LOC107828233, protein MNPATSLFRRLNIRDLITRTPTYSGASDVSGEGLGLMFKRWATKKTAGSTKNGRDSKPKNLGVKKFGGERVIPGNIIVRQRGTRFHPGNYVGIGKDHTLYALKEGCVKFERHKLSGRKWVHVEPKDGHVLHPVYSTAAAPELKTAT, encoded by the exons ATGAACCCTGCAACATCATTGTTTAGGAGGTTAAATATCAGAGATCTCATAACAAGAACACCTACTTACAGTGGCGCGAGTG ATGTATCAGGAGAAGGATTGGGGTTGATGTTTAAGCGTTGGGCTACCAAAAAGACAGCAGGATCCACTAAGAATGGCCGTGATTCAAAACCAAAGAATCTAGGGGTAAAGAAATTTGGTGGAGAG AGGGTGATACCTGGAAATATTATTGTTCGTCAAAGAGGAACCAGATTCCATCCTGGAAACTATGTTGGAATAGGGAAAGATCACACGCTTTATGCTCTGAAAGAAGGTTGTGTAAAGTTTGAGCGCCACAAGCTGAGTGGACGCAAGTGGGTGCACGTTGAGCCCAAGGATGGCCATGTGCTTCACCCAGTTTACTCGACTGCTGCAGCTCCTGAGCTGAAGACAGCAACTTAA
- the LOC107828235 gene encoding uncharacterized protein LOC107828235 gives MLRLWKWYQNCLAVHPVTTQVISSGLIWGFGDVAAQAVTHYTAKKHLHLRSDKEKEFAINWRRVATTSLFGFAFVGPVGHFWYEGLDRFIRLRLQMQPKSIRFVATKVALDGVIFGPLDLLVFFTYMGYSTGKNTAQVIEGVKRDFLPALILEGGIWPAVQVANFRYIPVRYQLLYVNFFCLLDSCFLSWIEQQEDAAWKQWLKSIVRLKEQKEKGG, from the exons ATGTTGCGGCTGTGGAAATGGTACCAAAATTGCTTGGCAGTACATCCGGTGACGACGCAAGTCATCAGCTCCggtttgatttggggttttggGGATGTTGCTGCTCAAGCTGTCACTCACTACACTGCCAAAAAACACCTTCATCTTCGCTCT gataaagaaaaagaatttgcaaTCAACTGGAGACGAGTTGCCACAACAAGCTTGTTTGGCTTTGCGTTTGTCGGACCCGTTGGCCACTTCTG GTACGAAGGATTGGATCGCTTCATAAGGTTGAGACTTCAAATGCAACCTAAATCCATACGTTTTGTTGCTACAAAAGTGGCACTTGATGGTGTAATCTTTGGGCCCCTGGATTTACTTGTCTTTTTCACGTATATGGGCTACTCCACTGGGAAAAATACTGCTCAAGTTATTGAAGGTGTGAAGAGAGACTTTCTACCGGCCTTAATACTAGAGGGTGGCATTTGGCCTGCTGTGCAGGTAGCCAACTTCCGGTATATACCAGTTCGGTATCAGCTTCTTTATGTCAATTTCTTCTGCTTGCTCGATAGCTGCTTCCTTTCATGGATTGAGCAGCAGGAAGATGCTGCATGGAAGCAATGGTTGAAAAGCATTGTGCGGTTAAAGGAACAAAAAGAGAAAGGCGGATAA